One genomic segment of Hymenobacter psoromatis includes these proteins:
- a CDS encoding RNA polymerase sigma factor, with amino-acid sequence MTEPDLIAACLRAEPRAQRQLYDQFAGLMLTVCRRYLKRPEDAEEALLLGFAKVFRALPTFRQEGSFEGWIRRIMVNEALMELRRREPLHLSFEDFAQPESLAVTPATADTQLQADELLALLQTLPPGYRAVFNLYAVEGYSHPEIAALLGISEGTSKSQLSKARAMLQRKLAPQTTSF; translated from the coding sequence GTGACTGAGCCCGACCTCATCGCCGCCTGCCTGCGGGCCGAGCCCCGCGCTCAGCGCCAGCTCTACGACCAGTTCGCGGGGCTGATGCTGACGGTGTGCCGCCGCTACCTGAAGCGCCCCGAAGATGCCGAAGAAGCCCTGCTGCTGGGCTTTGCCAAGGTGTTTCGGGCGCTACCCACCTTCCGGCAGGAAGGCTCGTTTGAGGGTTGGATTCGGCGCATTATGGTCAATGAGGCGCTGATGGAGCTGCGCCGCCGCGAGCCGCTGCACCTCTCATTCGAGGACTTTGCGCAGCCGGAAAGCCTGGCCGTTACGCCCGCCACCGCCGATACTCAGCTGCAAGCCGATGAGCTGCTGGCCCTGCTCCAAACCCTACCCCCCGGCTACCGCGCCGTGTTCAACCTTTATGCGGTGGAAGGGTATTCGCACCCCGAAATCGCGGCGCTGCTGGGTATTTCGGAGGGCACCAGCAAGTCGCAGCTCAGCAAGGCGCGGGCGATGCTGCAACGCAAGCTAGCGCCGCAAACCACGTCTTTTTAG
- a CDS encoding CoA-binding protein, with product MKTLVLGATDNPDRYAYKAVHSLKSHGHEVVPVGIRRGQVAGLPIHTDRPQEAGVDTVTLYVGPQNQPAWYDYILSLKPRRIIFNPGTENPELEQKAQAQGIMTEEACTLVMLSVGQYDK from the coding sequence ATGAAGACCCTCGTTCTCGGTGCCACCGACAATCCCGACCGCTACGCCTACAAGGCCGTGCATTCGCTCAAAAGCCACGGCCACGAAGTGGTGCCCGTGGGCATCCGCAGAGGCCAGGTGGCCGGCCTACCCATTCATACCGACCGGCCCCAGGAAGCAGGGGTAGACACCGTGACGCTCTACGTGGGTCCGCAAAACCAGCCCGCTTGGTACGACTACATTCTGAGCCTCAAGCCCCGGCGTATCATCTTCAACCCCGGCACCGAAAACCCCGAATTGGAACAAAAAGCCCAGGCCCAGGGCATTATGACCGAGGAGGCTTGTACGCTGGTAATGCTGAGCGTGGGGCAATACGATAAGTAG
- a CDS encoding porin family protein, with amino-acid sequence MKSVLFAAALALLGAAATTAQGRALPPSPTDTIVVRLPNKVLMTLVVRDAQQLRQLPQYHLDSLVARLGGYIKQADEAAQKASTDRVTVQYFPNQDQPGQGLPEEVRITTRKRGGAARTNRVDVALDKAFGLKLEIDENGKKSYSTHRDERRQAERDSARQARNEQQSSSTHVIFDLGLNALVNNHVERAAGQPGSAPPDLRTGGSRYVSFGLNFQQRLGGRRSPLYLAVGPEFAFNNYMLEGNYKWLNQNGLTSTVLETSGRQYQKTKLATSTLTVPLMLQLNTHGHSHFRLGAGGFVGYRLASWTKLKYFEEGTTYKDKDYGSYNLNDWQYGLQGTIGFKTLTFFAKYSLNPLFRDGQGLQAQTLSFGLRLLH; translated from the coding sequence ATGAAATCCGTTCTTTTTGCCGCCGCTCTAGCCTTGCTGGGGGCCGCCGCCACTACGGCCCAGGGCCGCGCCCTACCCCCCTCGCCCACCGATACCATCGTGGTGCGCCTACCTAATAAGGTGCTGATGACGCTGGTAGTGCGCGATGCCCAGCAGCTGCGCCAGCTGCCGCAGTACCACCTCGACTCGCTGGTGGCGCGCCTCGGGGGCTATATAAAGCAGGCCGACGAGGCGGCCCAAAAGGCCAGCACCGACCGCGTGACGGTGCAGTATTTCCCCAACCAGGACCAGCCCGGCCAGGGTCTGCCCGAGGAGGTCCGCATCACGACCCGCAAGCGGGGCGGGGCGGCTCGCACCAACCGCGTGGACGTGGCCCTGGACAAGGCTTTCGGGCTGAAGCTGGAGATTGACGAGAATGGCAAAAAATCTTATTCGACCCACCGCGACGAGCGCCGCCAGGCTGAGCGCGACTCGGCTCGCCAGGCGCGGAATGAGCAGCAGTCGTCTTCAACACACGTTATTTTTGACCTGGGGCTGAATGCGCTCGTGAACAACCATGTGGAGCGGGCGGCGGGCCAGCCAGGCAGCGCCCCGCCCGACCTGCGCACGGGCGGCTCGCGCTACGTCAGCTTTGGCCTTAATTTTCAGCAGCGGCTGGGCGGGCGGCGCAGCCCGCTCTACCTGGCGGTCGGCCCTGAGTTTGCCTTCAACAACTACATGCTGGAAGGTAATTACAAGTGGCTGAATCAAAATGGCTTGACTAGCACGGTGCTCGAAACTAGCGGCCGGCAATACCAGAAAACCAAGCTGGCCACTTCCACCCTCACTGTGCCGCTGATGCTACAACTTAACACGCACGGCCACAGTCACTTTCGCCTGGGGGCGGGCGGCTTCGTGGGCTACCGCCTCGCCAGCTGGACTAAACTCAAGTATTTTGAGGAGGGCACAACCTATAAGGATAAGGATTACGGCTCCTACAACCTCAACGACTGGCAGTATGGCCTGCAGGGTACAATCGGCTTTAAGACGCTGACATTCTTCGCCAAATATAGTCTTAATCCGCTATTCCGCGACGGCCAGGGCCTGCAAGCCCAAACGCTGAGCTTCGGCCTGCGCCTGCTCCATTAG
- a CDS encoding Crp/Fnr family transcriptional regulator has product MHPLRAYLHRFVPTLTDADWEPLAAALRPRQLARGEYFVRAGEYRPELALVLHGACRLYYPRPDGEERTTYFFFENHLLADYPGCLLARPSQFSIRALADTELVVFDYAVLRGLYDERPVYERFGRLVAEYHLLGTDERLTELLLLSPEARYRALLVSGKTKILERIPQHLVANYLGVTPVSLSRIRARVARGH; this is encoded by the coding sequence ATGCATCCTCTGCGCGCTTACCTGCACCGCTTCGTGCCTACCCTGACCGATGCCGACTGGGAGCCGCTGGCCGCCGCCCTGCGGCCGCGGCAGCTGGCGCGCGGCGAGTACTTCGTGCGGGCGGGCGAGTACCGGCCCGAGTTGGCCCTGGTGCTGCACGGGGCCTGCCGCCTCTACTACCCCCGGCCCGATGGCGAGGAGCGCACCACCTACTTCTTCTTTGAAAACCACCTGCTGGCCGACTACCCCGGCTGCCTGCTGGCCCGGCCCAGCCAGTTCAGCATTCGAGCCCTGGCCGATACGGAGCTGGTTGTGTTCGACTACGCCGTGCTGCGGGGGCTCTACGACGAGCGCCCGGTGTACGAGCGTTTCGGGCGGCTGGTGGCCGAGTATCACCTGCTGGGCACCGACGAGCGCCTGACCGAGCTGCTGCTGCTCTCGCCCGAAGCGCGCTACCGGGCGCTGCTGGTCAGCGGCAAAACCAAGATTCTGGAGCGCATTCCGCAGCATCTGGTGGCCAATTATCTGGGCGTCACGCCCGTGTCGCTGAGCCGCATCCGGGCGCGGGTGGCGCGCGGGCACTGA
- a CDS encoding NAD(P)/FAD-dependent oxidoreductase yields the protein MPLELDLALPPEVAYDELARYAAILAAAGLHPGEADFVHIRKRSLDARGRRPLVRLRADIYLRAEPAPAHALLGPWFSYPDVRHAKRRVLVVGAGPAGLFAALRCIELGMRPIVLERGRDVRARRRDLAAINKEHRVDPDSNYCFGEGGAGTYSDGKLYTRATKRGDVGRILRRLVQHGATPDILVDAHPHIGTNKLPAVVQSLRDVIIAAGGEVRFETRVEDFILENNYLRGVVTQTGEAIEAEATVLATGHSARDIYELLHRRGVAIEAKPFALGVRVEHPQALIDRAQYGRPERGLLPAASYALVEQTQVREARRGVFSFCMCPGGFIVPAATAPGEIVVNGMSPSRRDSRFANSGIVAAVELVDLDVARHGPLAGLRFQQAIEQAACRLAGGTQAAPAQLLGDFLQKKQSPTLLETSYQPGLVSVELDAILGPALSERLRQGFRAFGRKIPDFATNAAQIVGVESRTSSPIRIPRDNETLRHPTVAGLYPCGEGAGYAGGIVSAAMDGERVAEAVFGE from the coding sequence ATGCCCCTGGAACTAGACCTGGCCCTACCCCCCGAGGTGGCCTACGACGAGTTGGCGCGCTACGCCGCCATCCTGGCCGCCGCCGGCCTGCACCCCGGCGAGGCCGATTTCGTGCACATCCGCAAGCGCTCGCTCGATGCGCGGGGCCGCCGCCCGCTAGTGCGCCTGCGGGCTGACATTTATCTCCGAGCCGAGCCCGCGCCGGCCCACGCGCTGCTGGGGCCGTGGTTTAGCTACCCCGACGTGCGCCACGCGAAGCGCCGGGTGCTAGTGGTGGGCGCGGGGCCGGCCGGGCTGTTCGCGGCGCTGCGCTGCATCGAGCTGGGCATGAGGCCGATAGTACTGGAGCGGGGCCGCGACGTGCGCGCCCGCCGCCGCGATTTGGCGGCCATTAACAAGGAGCACCGGGTGGACCCCGATTCCAACTACTGCTTCGGCGAGGGCGGGGCGGGCACCTATTCGGATGGCAAGCTTTACACCCGCGCCACTAAGCGCGGCGACGTGGGGCGCATCCTGCGGCGGCTGGTGCAGCACGGCGCTACCCCCGATATTCTGGTCGATGCCCACCCCCACATCGGCACCAACAAGCTGCCCGCCGTGGTGCAGAGCCTGCGCGATGTCATTATCGCGGCCGGCGGCGAGGTGCGGTTTGAGACGCGGGTCGAGGATTTTATCCTGGAGAACAACTACTTGCGCGGCGTAGTCACGCAGACAGGAGAGGCCATTGAGGCGGAGGCCACCGTGCTGGCCACCGGCCACTCGGCGCGCGATATCTACGAGCTGCTGCACCGGCGGGGGGTAGCCATCGAGGCCAAGCCCTTCGCGCTGGGCGTGCGCGTGGAGCACCCGCAGGCACTCATCGACCGGGCGCAGTACGGGCGGCCCGAGCGGGGCCTGCTGCCGGCCGCCAGCTACGCGCTGGTGGAGCAAACCCAGGTGCGCGAGGCCCGGCGCGGGGTGTTTTCGTTCTGCATGTGCCCCGGCGGGTTTATCGTGCCAGCGGCCACCGCACCCGGCGAAATAGTGGTGAATGGCATGAGCCCCAGCCGCCGCGACTCGCGCTTTGCCAACTCGGGCATCGTGGCTGCCGTGGAGCTGGTCGACCTCGACGTGGCCCGCCACGGCCCGCTGGCCGGCCTGCGCTTTCAGCAGGCAATAGAGCAGGCCGCCTGCCGGCTGGCGGGCGGCACCCAGGCCGCTCCAGCCCAGCTGCTGGGCGATTTTCTGCAAAAAAAGCAGTCCCCTACCCTGCTCGAAACCAGCTATCAGCCCGGCCTGGTGAGCGTAGAGTTGGATGCCATACTCGGCCCCGCCCTTAGCGAGCGGCTGCGGCAGGGCTTCCGCGCTTTCGGCCGCAAAATCCCCGATTTTGCCACCAACGCCGCCCAAATCGTGGGTGTGGAAAGCCGCACCTCGTCGCCCATCCGCATCCCGCGCGACAATGAAACGCTGCGCCATCCCACCGTGGCCGGCCTCTACCCCTGCGGCGAGGGTGCGGGCTACGCTGGCGGCATCGTGAGCGCCGCGATGGACGGCGAGCGCGTGGCGGAAGCGGTATTTGGTGAGTAG
- a CDS encoding NAD-dependent epimerase/dehydratase family protein, translated as MHTILGANGTIARELGRYLPPLTAEPLRLVSRQPQQLNPTDELVVADLTDPAQTARAVAGSSVVYLVAGLPYQVATWQRDWPRIMTNVLNACEQHGAKLVFFDNVYMYGLVEGPMTEATPFNPISKKGEVRARIAHQLLEAMQAGRVEALIARAADFYGPAIANAVPNQLIFDNLKKGSAAQWPGNPDLLHSLTFTPDAGRATALLATTPAAFGQTWHLPTAAPALTARQVAQQAAAAYGTRARISGLPKWLMRAVGLFVEPVRESVEMFYQYDHPYVFDSSKFERQFFAPTPYAEGIRQAAV; from the coding sequence ATGCACACCATTCTCGGAGCCAACGGTACTATTGCCCGCGAGCTGGGCCGCTACCTGCCGCCCCTCACGGCCGAACCCCTGCGCCTGGTCAGCCGCCAGCCGCAACAACTGAATCCGACCGATGAGCTGGTGGTCGCCGACCTTACTGACCCGGCCCAAACCGCGCGGGCGGTGGCCGGCTCTTCGGTCGTCTATCTGGTGGCGGGCCTGCCCTACCAGGTTGCTACCTGGCAGCGCGACTGGCCGCGCATCATGACCAACGTACTCAACGCCTGCGAGCAGCACGGGGCAAAGTTGGTTTTCTTCGACAACGTGTATATGTACGGCCTGGTCGAAGGCCCCATGACGGAAGCCACGCCCTTCAACCCCATTAGTAAAAAAGGCGAGGTGCGCGCCCGCATCGCCCACCAGCTGCTGGAGGCCATGCAGGCGGGGCGCGTCGAGGCGCTCATTGCCCGCGCCGCCGATTTCTACGGGCCGGCCATTGCCAATGCGGTGCCCAACCAGCTTATTTTCGACAACCTCAAAAAAGGCTCGGCCGCCCAGTGGCCCGGCAACCCCGACCTGCTCCACTCCCTCACCTTCACCCCCGACGCGGGCCGGGCCACGGCCCTGCTCGCCACTACGCCCGCCGCGTTTGGGCAGACCTGGCACCTACCGACCGCCGCCCCCGCCCTTACGGCCCGGCAGGTGGCGCAGCAGGCGGCGGCGGCTTATGGCACCCGCGCCCGCATCAGCGGCTTGCCAAAGTGGCTGATGCGGGCTGTGGGCCTGTTCGTGGAGCCAGTGCGCGAGTCGGTGGAGATGTTTTATCAGTACGACCACCCGTATGTGTTCGACAGCAGCAAGTTTGAGCGGCAGTTCTTCGCGCCCACGCCCTACGCCGAGGGCATTCGGCAAGCAGCGGTCTAG
- a CDS encoding BamA/TamA family outer membrane protein has protein sequence MRPLDQQSNDRPRVGPGRLRAGLLPGLAALLLAVGCSPLRLLLPRQRLLTKVEVESQGLSPAQQERMLTLVQQKPNRTLPIPKLAVYQLGHSVYDSTRIERKIAGIKATYAAQLAAAQGDSGRTSKLLAHRDRLLTRKRQVLEKGNAIMRLGEPPVIYDPSLSQRTVDQLTTYLHAQGFFRAKVSYADSARSKPSLIAKTLRAVGLRQPVRPVPLRDSAGERLHRLVTVTYQVHEGHGFTLSRLTRSIPDSGVARVLAGVRSATLLHVGDAYNEDLIGQERQRLETTLKNAGYYDFRAQYITLEADTSFEKGQVRLRLLVASPPGGHRAYRLRNVLVLTDVSQARALRLASGDTTRPGRRRARRAAPAADSAAAGTTGRISTATMPAGVTAAAVADSLAARRRPGGPVARRDTTLADSIRFLSRGALAINPTILARQITVRPDQLYSQARTQRTQRQLSGLDMFRFNTLSYRKVEENGQRPDGPAADSSRQLAPTPPPGSGAGPAAAPGLLDAIITTSPSPRFSETTEAGGTYVAGLLGPFGNLRLKWRNPFGGAEVLELSARAGVEGQLAQVGDSNNIAATYTVQLGGTASLLLPQVLAPFHLGGFLRDYQPRTRLALSTTYTSSTYYTRSNTELTFDYLWSTSAYQQYIFTPIDLGLVRTRSISPFYQRRLNYLRDVLGSPLYRSFQPIYEPSFSFTSLYNSNDFNQTRASAHYLRLFVELGGLTRGLYREAPWFQKTGLSVYNFAKFTADYRRYARLSPTTYLAWRLNGGVVHALTRSPDQLDNPYVLPYNKYVFAGGANSVRAWTARRLGTGSYATRFADGSRDYYTEQPGELLLEGSAEYRFPVYSFIKGALFTDFGNVWALQPDAKRPGADFQLNSFYRQFAVGSGFGIRMDFTFLILRFDVATKVYDPTDDAPWLIRRALRTTTNQTVVNVGLGYPF, from the coding sequence TTGAGACCATTAGACCAACAAAGTAACGACCGGCCGCGCGTCGGGCCGGGCCGCCTGCGGGCCGGGCTGCTGCCGGGCCTAGCTGCCCTGCTGCTGGCCGTGGGCTGCTCGCCACTGCGCCTACTCCTGCCGCGGCAGCGCCTGCTGACCAAGGTGGAGGTCGAAAGCCAGGGCCTGAGCCCGGCCCAGCAGGAGCGCATGCTGACGCTGGTGCAACAAAAGCCCAACCGCACCTTGCCCATTCCGAAGCTGGCCGTGTACCAGCTGGGCCATTCGGTATACGACTCGACGCGCATTGAGCGCAAAATTGCGGGTATCAAGGCTACGTATGCGGCCCAGCTGGCGGCCGCCCAGGGCGACTCGGGCCGCACCAGCAAGCTGCTGGCCCACCGCGACCGCCTCTTGACCCGCAAGCGCCAAGTCCTGGAAAAAGGCAACGCTATTATGCGCCTGGGCGAGCCGCCCGTGATTTACGACCCCAGCCTGAGCCAGCGCACCGTGGACCAGCTCACGACTTACCTGCACGCGCAGGGCTTTTTTCGGGCCAAAGTCAGCTACGCCGACTCGGCGCGCTCCAAGCCCAGCCTGATTGCCAAAACGCTGCGGGCCGTGGGGCTGCGCCAGCCCGTGCGCCCCGTGCCGCTGCGCGACTCGGCCGGCGAGCGCCTGCACCGGCTCGTAACCGTGACGTACCAAGTACATGAAGGCCACGGCTTTACGCTGAGCCGCCTCACGCGCAGCATCCCCGACTCGGGGGTGGCGCGGGTGCTGGCAGGGGTGCGCAGCGCCACCCTGCTGCACGTGGGCGATGCGTACAACGAGGACCTCATCGGCCAGGAGCGCCAGCGCCTCGAAACTACCCTCAAGAACGCGGGCTACTACGATTTTCGGGCCCAGTACATTACCCTGGAGGCCGATACCAGCTTTGAGAAGGGCCAGGTGCGGTTGCGGCTGCTAGTGGCCAGCCCGCCCGGCGGCCACCGCGCCTACCGCCTGCGCAACGTGCTAGTGCTCACCGACGTGAGCCAGGCCCGCGCCCTACGCCTGGCCTCGGGCGACACGACCCGGCCCGGCCGGCGCCGGGCGCGGCGCGCCGCGCCGGCCGCCGACTCGGCCGCGGCTGGCACTACCGGCCGCATCTCGACGGCGACCATGCCGGCCGGCGTCACGGCCGCCGCCGTGGCCGACTCGCTCGCGGCCCGGCGGCGGCCGGGCGGCCCCGTGGCCCGGCGCGACACTACCCTGGCCGATTCGATACGCTTCCTGAGCCGGGGCGCGCTGGCCATCAACCCCACTATTCTGGCCCGGCAAATTACCGTGCGGCCCGACCAGCTTTACAGCCAGGCCCGCACCCAGCGCACCCAGCGCCAACTGTCGGGGCTCGATATGTTTCGGTTTAATACCTTGAGCTACCGCAAAGTAGAGGAAAACGGCCAGCGCCCTGATGGGCCAGCCGCCGACAGCAGCCGGCAGCTGGCCCCTACCCCCCCGCCCGGCTCCGGTGCCGGCCCGGCCGCCGCGCCGGGCCTGCTCGATGCCATTATCACGACCTCGCCCAGCCCGCGCTTTTCGGAAACCACCGAGGCCGGCGGCACCTACGTGGCGGGGCTGCTGGGGCCTTTCGGCAACCTGCGCCTGAAGTGGCGCAACCCCTTCGGCGGGGCCGAGGTGCTGGAGCTGAGCGCCCGCGCTGGCGTGGAGGGCCAGCTGGCCCAGGTGGGCGACAGCAACAATATCGCGGCCACCTACACCGTCCAGCTCGGGGGCACGGCCTCGCTGCTGCTACCCCAGGTGCTGGCCCCCTTTCACCTGGGTGGCTTCCTGCGCGACTACCAGCCGCGCACCCGCCTCGCGCTGTCCACCACCTACACGTCGAGCACCTACTACACGCGCAGCAATACCGAGCTGACGTTTGATTACCTGTGGAGTACCTCGGCTTACCAACAGTACATCTTCACGCCCATAGACCTGGGCCTGGTGCGCACGCGCAGCATCAGTCCCTTTTACCAGCGCCGCCTCAACTACCTGCGCGATGTGCTGGGCAGCCCGCTCTACCGCTCGTTTCAGCCCATCTACGAGCCCAGCTTCAGCTTCACCTCGCTCTATAATTCCAACGATTTCAACCAGACCCGCGCCTCGGCCCATTACCTGCGGCTGTTCGTGGAGCTGGGCGGCCTCACCCGCGGGCTCTACCGCGAGGCACCGTGGTTCCAGAAAACGGGACTTTCAGTGTACAACTTCGCCAAATTTACGGCCGACTACCGGCGCTACGCCCGGCTCTCGCCCACTACTTACCTGGCCTGGCGGCTGAATGGGGGGGTAGTGCATGCCCTCACCCGCTCGCCCGACCAGCTCGACAACCCCTACGTGCTACCCTATAACAAGTACGTGTTTGCGGGCGGGGCCAACAGCGTGCGCGCCTGGACGGCCCGCCGCCTGGGCACCGGCTCCTACGCCACGCGCTTCGCCGACGGCTCGCGCGACTACTACACCGAGCAGCCCGGCGAGCTACTGCTCGAAGGCTCGGCGGAGTACCGCTTCCCGGTCTATTCCTTTATCAAGGGCGCGCTGTTCACGGACTTTGGCAACGTTTGGGCCTTGCAGCCCGATGCCAAGCGGCCGGGAGCCGATTTCCAGCTCAACTCCTTCTACCGACAGTTCGCGGTGGGCTCGGGCTTCGGCATCCGCATGGATTTTACCTTCCTCATCCTGCGCTTCGATGTCGCTACCAAGGTCTACGACCCCACCGACGACGCGCCCTGGCTCATCCGCCGCGCCCTGCGCACAACCACGAACCAGACGGTGGTAAACGTGGGGTTGGGCTATCCTTTTTAG
- a CDS encoding TrmH family RNA methyltransferase, with amino-acid sequence MVSKALAKYVRSLHQRKYRQRHAAFLVEGAKSVLELLTSSLEVEHLLATPAFVAQLPAPPAAPLHLATDEELTQLGTLQTNAAALAVVRRPPEVALPPQLPATRLVLALDHVADPGNLGTLWRLADWYGLPGLVLSENCADPFTPKAVAASMGAFGRVPVWADVDLPAWLPTLPEGVGIYGADLAGDNVHKLHLQPAGVLIMGSESHGLSPDVAARLTRRLHIPHGPGGRAESLNVAVSAAILVDNFFRNA; translated from the coding sequence ATGGTCTCAAAAGCTCTCGCCAAATACGTTCGGTCGCTGCATCAGCGCAAATATCGGCAGCGCCACGCCGCCTTCCTGGTCGAAGGGGCTAAAAGCGTGCTGGAACTGCTCACCTCAAGCCTCGAAGTGGAGCACCTGCTGGCTACCCCCGCCTTCGTTGCGCAGCTGCCCGCCCCGCCCGCCGCCCCCTTGCACCTGGCCACCGACGAGGAGCTGACCCAGCTCGGCACCCTGCAAACCAACGCCGCCGCGCTCGCCGTAGTGCGCCGCCCGCCCGAAGTTGCCCTACCCCCCCAGCTGCCCGCCACCCGCCTCGTGCTGGCCCTCGACCACGTGGCCGACCCTGGCAACCTTGGCACTCTCTGGCGGCTGGCCGACTGGTACGGCCTGCCCGGCTTGGTGCTGAGCGAAAATTGCGCCGACCCCTTCACCCCCAAAGCTGTGGCCGCCAGCATGGGCGCGTTCGGCCGGGTGCCCGTGTGGGCCGACGTGGACCTGCCCGCCTGGCTGCCCACCCTGCCCGAGGGGGTAGGGATTTACGGGGCTGACTTAGCAGGCGATAATGTACATAAGCTGCACCTGCAACCAGCCGGCGTACTAATCATGGGCAGCGAAAGCCACGGCCTCAGCCCCGACGTAGCCGCCCGCCTCACGCGCCGCCTGCACATTCCGCACGGCCCAGGGGGTAGGGCCGAAAGCCTGAACGTGGCCGTGTCGGCGGCTATTTTAGTAGATAATTTCTTTCGAAACGCGTAG